One genomic window of Trichlorobacter lovleyi includes the following:
- the fsa gene encoding fructose-6-phosphate aldolase, giving the protein MKFFIDTADVHEIREAHTLGLVDGVTTNPSLIAKSGRKFKDVIKEITAIVDGPISAEVIALDAEGMVKEAKDLVKIHKNIVIKLPMTPEGLKATKQLSAKGIKTNVTLIFTPMQALLAAKAGATYVSPFVGRLDDISQDGMGIIEEIRTIFDNYGYTSEIIVASIRNPIHVLNSALIGADICTIPYSVMLQLSKHPLTDAGIKKFLEDWEKVPK; this is encoded by the coding sequence ATGAAATTTTTTATCGACACCGCTGACGTACACGAGATTCGTGAAGCACACACCCTGGGTCTGGTGGATGGTGTTACCACCAACCCGTCCCTGATCGCCAAATCAGGCCGCAAGTTCAAGGATGTCATCAAAGAGATCACCGCCATCGTAGACGGCCCGATCTCCGCCGAGGTAATTGCCCTGGATGCGGAAGGCATGGTCAAAGAGGCCAAGGACCTAGTCAAGATTCACAAAAACATCGTCATCAAGCTGCCGATGACACCGGAAGGCCTGAAAGCCACCAAGCAGCTTTCAGCCAAGGGGATCAAGACCAACGTCACCCTGATCTTTACTCCGATGCAGGCGCTCTTGGCGGCCAAGGCCGGCGCAACCTATGTCTCTCCCTTTGTGGGACGGCTGGACGATATCTCCCAGGACGGTATGGGGATCATTGAAGAGATCAGGACCATCTTCGACAACTACGGCTACACCAGCGAGATCATCGTAGCCAGCATCCGCAACCCGATTCATGTGCTTAACTCCGCCCTGATCGGCGCTGATATCTGCACCATCCCGTACTCGGTCATGCTGCAGCTGTCC
- a CDS encoding YHS domain-containing protein translates to MFRLVIWLLLAYIGFRIFKSLVAPRQPSASKPARNDEETVQDPVCKVYLAKQDAIVGTLDGTRHYFCSMDCLDKFRDQLDHIH, encoded by the coding sequence ATGTTTCGCCTCGTAATCTGGTTGCTGCTGGCCTATATCGGGTTCCGGATCTTCAAGTCACTTGTTGCCCCCCGGCAACCTTCTGCGTCAAAACCGGCCCGCAACGACGAAGAAACCGTACAGGATCCGGTTTGCAAGGTGTACCTGGCAAAACAGGATGCCATTGTCGGAACCCTGGACGGTACGCGGCACTATTTCTGCTCAATGGACTGCCTGGATAAGTTTCGCGATCAACTTGACCATATACATTAA
- the folK gene encoding 2-amino-4-hydroxy-6-hydroxymethyldihydropteridine diphosphokinase, whose protein sequence is METDAYIALGSNLGDRELNLLRAVAELGKIAGCRVTALSRFYETSPVGMPSGTPAFYNGVARLATTLPPHDLLQELQRIEREVFGRTPAASPQSRRLDLDLLLYGTTQLATPDLTLPHPRMTARRFVLLPLADIAPELCEPASKRTIAELLTCLETDEQVRPLE, encoded by the coding sequence GTGGAAACCGATGCTTACATCGCCCTCGGCTCTAATCTGGGGGATCGGGAACTGAACCTGTTACGGGCCGTGGCGGAGCTGGGCAAGATAGCCGGTTGCCGTGTGACAGCCCTATCCAGGTTTTATGAAACGTCACCGGTGGGTATGCCATCCGGCACTCCTGCTTTTTACAACGGGGTTGCACGGCTGGCCACCACCCTGCCGCCCCATGACCTGCTGCAGGAGCTGCAACGGATAGAACGGGAAGTCTTTGGCCGGACCCCGGCCGCCAGCCCGCAATCACGACGGCTGGATCTGGATCTGCTCCTGTACGGCACCACACAACTTGCAACACCTGACCTGACCCTGCCCCATCCCCGGATGACGGCGCGCCGTTTTGTACTGCTGCCGTTGGCTGATATCGCCCCTGAGTTATGCGAACCGGCCAGCAAACGTACCATAGCAGAGCTGCTGACCTGCCTTGAAACCGACGAGCAGGTCAGGCCACTGGAGTAA
- a CDS encoding endonuclease III domain-containing protein, with protein MADKQLDRIFAVLLEQYGPRHWWPGESPFEVCVGAILTQNTNWGNVEKAIANLKAAGRLSVAGIAGLLPDALAALIRPAGYFNIKAARLQAFVGFLLDQYDGSLDRLFAGPWQHTRAELLAVKGIGPETADSILLYAGHKPSFVVDAYTRRIFSRLGLVDEQISYDGLRRHFMDSLASDTALFNEYHALIVELGKQVCRPRPHCNRCCLAEQCPYNAISPKVSKR; from the coding sequence TTGGCAGATAAGCAGCTTGACAGGATTTTCGCTGTCCTGCTGGAGCAGTACGGTCCCCGGCACTGGTGGCCCGGCGAGAGCCCTTTCGAGGTCTGTGTCGGGGCCATCCTGACCCAGAATACCAACTGGGGCAATGTGGAAAAGGCGATTGCAAACCTGAAGGCAGCCGGCAGACTGTCGGTTGCTGGCATTGCCGGCCTGCTGCCGGACGCGCTGGCCGCACTGATCAGACCGGCAGGCTACTTTAACATCAAGGCGGCACGGCTGCAGGCCTTTGTCGGCTTTCTACTGGATCAGTACGACGGCAGCCTTGACCGGCTCTTTGCCGGACCGTGGCAGCATACCAGAGCGGAACTGCTTGCAGTCAAGGGGATCGGACCTGAAACCGCCGATTCAATTCTGCTCTATGCTGGTCACAAGCCAAGCTTTGTGGTGGATGCCTACACCAGACGGATCTTCAGCCGGTTGGGACTGGTGGATGAGCAGATCAGCTATGATGGCTTGCGACGTCACTTCATGGACAGCCTGGCATCAGATACAGCCCTGTTTAACGAGTACCATGCGCTGATCGTCGAGCTGGGGAAACAGGTTTGCCGCCCCAGACCGCACTGCAACCGCTGCTGTCTGGCAGAGCAGTGCCCCTACAATGCAATCAGCCCCAAGGTCAGCAAACGCTAA
- a CDS encoding NAD-dependent epimerase/dehydratase family protein: MQQLFIAGCGYTGSLVATQALAQGWSVTVHLRDQEKAATLATAGAEVCLCSMDERDDIPRLPLDGRMLLYSVPPQGGGSIDLRARNFCAALERDQLSPSKIVYLSATSVYGDTGGALVTEQSPTEPTSAMGKRRLDAEQLFQDFGLQHRIPVVILRVSAIYGKGRLPLMQINQGQPLLREELARPSNRIHVEDLVQVCLSALLKGTGIYNVSDGHPASMTAYFNACADALQKPRQPQIDLEEARRVMPPLLFNYFMESRVVDNRRMLDDLGISLRYPDLQQGIAASL; this comes from the coding sequence ATGCAGCAGCTGTTTATTGCCGGATGCGGCTACACCGGCAGTCTGGTGGCCACACAGGCCCTTGCACAGGGCTGGTCCGTGACGGTTCACCTGCGGGATCAGGAAAAGGCTGCAACCTTGGCCACGGCCGGTGCAGAGGTCTGCCTCTGCAGCATGGACGAACGTGACGACATCCCCCGGTTGCCGCTGGACGGACGGATGCTGTTGTACAGTGTCCCTCCCCAGGGAGGCGGCAGTATTGATCTGCGTGCCCGCAATTTCTGCGCTGCCTTGGAGCGGGATCAGCTCAGCCCCTCCAAAATCGTCTATCTCAGTGCCACCAGCGTCTATGGCGACACCGGCGGCGCACTGGTGACCGAGCAGAGTCCCACGGAGCCAACCTCAGCCATGGGCAAACGGCGGCTGGATGCCGAACAACTGTTTCAGGACTTTGGCCTGCAGCACCGTATTCCGGTGGTCATCCTGAGGGTCTCGGCCATCTACGGCAAGGGGCGCCTGCCGTTGATGCAGATCAATCAGGGCCAGCCGCTGCTGCGGGAGGAGCTGGCCAGGCCCTCCAACCGGATTCACGTTGAGGACCTGGTCCAGGTCTGCCTCTCTGCCCTGCTGAAAGGGACCGGCATCTACAACGTCAGTGACGGTCATCCGGCCAGCATGACAGCCTACTTCAACGCCTGTGCCGATGCCCTGCAGAAACCCCGTCAGCCCCAGATCGACCTTGAGGAGGCCCGCCGGGTGATGCCGCCGCTGCTGTTCAACTATTTCATGGAATCACGGGTGGTTGACAACCGCCGGATGCTGGATGATCTGGGAATTTCCCTGCGCTATCCCGATCTGCAACAGGGGATTGCCGCCTCACTCTGA
- a CDS encoding septal ring lytic transglycosylase RlpA family protein — protein MIKRLLILSLLMPGAVHAAHPIERDDMSDAQLLEVLAKDGDTLKDPQVGVATYYASRFIGRRTTSGQRYHPDKLTAAHALLPLGTLVTVENIKSGQKVSVIINDRCHPRHAVRNLIDLSRAAAQQIGLWGKGAIKVRIIAIEKKQPLDELLDEGKG, from the coding sequence ATGATTAAGCGTCTACTTATTCTGTCCCTGCTCATGCCCGGCGCTGTCCATGCTGCTCACCCGATAGAACGTGATGATATGAGTGATGCCCAGTTGCTGGAGGTGCTGGCAAAGGACGGGGACACGCTTAAAGACCCGCAGGTCGGCGTGGCCACCTACTACGCCTCGCGCTTCATCGGACGGCGCACCACCTCTGGCCAGCGCTATCACCCGGACAAGCTGACCGCAGCCCATGCCCTGTTGCCGCTGGGGACCCTTGTTACGGTTGAAAACATCAAGAGCGGCCAGAAGGTGTCGGTGATCATCAATGACCGCTGCCATCCCCGTCACGCAGTCCGCAATCTGATCGACCTCTCCCGCGCTGCAGCCCAGCAGATCGGCCTGTGGGGCAAGGGGGCGATCAAGGTCAGGATCATCGCCATTGAGAAAAAGCAGCCCTTGGATGAACTGCTAGATGAAGGAAAGGGATAA
- a CDS encoding complex I NDUFA9 subunit family protein, whose translation MKIFIAGGTGFVGGHLTAELLKRGHELILLSHARSGPAAPGITLVKGDVVDPASYGAAMKGCDAVINLVGIIREFPAQGISFERLHVEATAGMVQAAQHSGVLRYLQMSALGTRLDAVSGYHRTKWRGEEIVRGSSLAWTIFRPSLIFGPKDAFVNMLADNLRLAPVMPTMGDGNYRLQPIHGSDVARCYADALEKPETAGQVFELCGEDRLTYRELLDAIAEAMGKSHPWKPALPLGLMKPVIKALQGFRAFPITMDQLQMLLEENICDGCWRKTFDFEPIRFRDGIREYLQR comes from the coding sequence ATGAAGATCTTCATCGCCGGTGGCACCGGATTTGTGGGTGGACACCTGACCGCAGAGCTGCTGAAGCGCGGTCACGAGCTGATACTTCTGAGTCATGCCCGTAGCGGGCCAGCAGCGCCAGGCATCACCTTGGTCAAGGGCGATGTCGTTGATCCGGCCAGTTACGGCGCTGCCATGAAAGGCTGTGACGCGGTAATCAATCTGGTGGGGATCATCCGCGAGTTTCCCGCCCAGGGGATTAGCTTTGAGCGGCTGCATGTGGAGGCCACCGCCGGCATGGTACAGGCGGCCCAACACAGCGGCGTGCTGCGCTACCTGCAGATGTCCGCCCTCGGCACCAGGCTCGATGCGGTTTCCGGCTACCATCGCACCAAATGGCGGGGAGAGGAGATCGTGCGGGGCAGCAGCCTGGCCTGGACCATCTTCCGGCCGTCGCTTATCTTTGGCCCCAAGGATGCCTTTGTCAACATGCTGGCAGATAACCTGCGGCTGGCACCGGTCATGCCCACCATGGGGGATGGCAACTACCGGCTGCAGCCGATCCACGGCAGCGATGTGGCCCGCTGTTACGCCGATGCCCTGGAGAAACCGGAAACCGCCGGCCAGGTCTTTGAGCTGTGCGGCGAGGATCGCCTGACCTATCGTGAACTGCTGGATGCCATTGCCGAGGCGATGGGCAAGAGCCACCCCTGGAAACCGGCCCTGCCGCTCGGCCTGATGAAGCCGGTGATCAAGGCCTTGCAGGGGTTCCGTGCCTTTCCGATTACCATGGACCAGCTGCAGATGCTGCTTGAGGAAAATATCTGCGACGGCTGCTGGAGGAAAACCTTTGATTTTGAACCGATCCGCTTCAGAGACGGTATCCGGGAGTACCTGCAACGATGA
- a CDS encoding YqaA family protein, protein MDLFDNGFLTHLSPLLNWLQQPGYPALFALSFLASTLVPLGSEWLLVLMLVRGYDPAVCVVTATTGNSLGACTTWLVGRYGGDWLLARLFRISEQQRQRAEAWYQQYGILSLLFSWLPLVGDPLCLVGGLLKIRFSTFLLLVATGKLARYAAVAWLTLKMAA, encoded by the coding sequence GTGGATCTGTTTGACAACGGCTTTTTGACACACCTGTCCCCCCTGTTAAACTGGCTGCAACAGCCCGGTTATCCGGCCCTGTTCGCACTCAGTTTTCTGGCTTCGACCCTGGTGCCGCTGGGGTCGGAGTGGCTGCTGGTGCTGATGCTGGTCAGGGGCTACGACCCTGCCGTTTGCGTCGTGACTGCCACCACCGGCAACAGCCTGGGGGCCTGTACCACCTGGCTGGTGGGGCGTTACGGCGGTGACTGGCTGCTGGCCCGCCTGTTCAGGATCAGCGAACAGCAACGGCAACGGGCAGAGGCGTGGTATCAACAGTACGGTATCCTGTCGCTGCTGTTTTCCTGGCTGCCGCTGGTGGGGGACCCGCTCTGCCTGGTGGGGGGGCTGCTGAAGATCCGCTTTAGCACCTTTCTGCTGCTGGTTGCGACGGGCAAATTGGCACGCTATGCAGCAGTGGCCTGGTTAACACTTAAAATGGCCGCGTAA
- a CDS encoding helix-turn-helix transcriptional regulator: MKTRGKPTGHYTQAARLHNVIRLIETRNGITLDELVEETGVDRRTVHRDLVAIQEAGYPLTADRLDGRKIYRFLTATRQVAPITFTLDELVSLHLLKACAGLLPPEPFGGEIDAIFAKIHASLPPRSVAHLERIARVSLPRFQGGRTYTGSAELLSELRRALLFQYRIKLSYSRSGKEAALYEIDPYTLVLAKGGLYLLAHAHNRGAVRLFAVERIVGLTVTRQRFEMPDEFNPEQYFSDAFGLVTDQPMQLKIRFDSEVAHMVRDRVWRTGQTLLSEPDGSVLLSFEAAGSLEILAWVLSYGRHAELLEPPELRKELKRQIKGLREIYRKK; encoded by the coding sequence ATGAAAACCCGCGGCAAGCCAACCGGACACTATACCCAGGCAGCACGTCTGCACAATGTAATCCGCCTGATTGAGACCCGTAACGGCATCACGCTGGATGAGCTGGTGGAGGAGACCGGGGTGGATCGCCGCACGGTCCACCGGGATCTGGTGGCGATCCAGGAGGCCGGCTATCCGTTGACCGCAGATCGCCTGGATGGGCGCAAGATCTACCGTTTTCTGACCGCCACTCGCCAGGTGGCACCGATCACCTTTACCCTGGATGAACTGGTCTCACTGCATCTGCTCAAGGCCTGTGCCGGGCTGCTGCCGCCCGAGCCGTTCGGTGGCGAGATCGATGCCATCTTTGCCAAGATTCACGCCTCGCTGCCGCCCCGCTCAGTGGCACATCTGGAGCGGATTGCCCGGGTTTCACTGCCCCGATTCCAGGGGGGCAGGACCTATACAGGTTCAGCCGAGCTGTTGTCCGAGCTGCGCCGGGCGTTGCTGTTTCAGTACCGGATCAAGCTGTCCTACAGCCGCAGCGGCAAGGAGGCTGCGCTGTACGAGATCGATCCCTACACCCTGGTGCTGGCCAAGGGAGGGCTGTACCTGCTGGCCCATGCCCATAACCGCGGGGCCGTACGGCTGTTCGCGGTGGAGCGGATTGTGGGGCTGACCGTGACCCGCCAACGCTTTGAGATGCCGGATGAGTTTAATCCGGAGCAGTACTTTAGTGACGCCTTTGGTCTGGTGACGGACCAGCCGATGCAGCTCAAGATCCGCTTTGACAGTGAGGTGGCCCATATGGTGCGGGACAGGGTCTGGCGGACCGGACAGACCCTGCTGAGTGAGCCGGACGGTTCCGTCCTGCTCTCGTTTGAGGCGGCCGGTTCCCTGGAGATCCTGGCCTGGGTGCTGTCCTACGGACGCCATGCAGAGCTGCTGGAACCGCCTGAGCTGCGCAAGGAGCTGAAGCGCCAGATCAAAGGGCTGCGCGAGATCTATCGCAAGAAGTGA
- a CDS encoding class I SAM-dependent methyltransferase, protein MNDMTLHDLIADRIRAAGRITFADYMAACLYEPGLGYYTSPGRKVGTEGDFYTSITVHATFGRVIAREIAAMWRSMDCPADFTLVEAGAGHGRLACDIMDFLAEHQPDCYAATKLVLVEQEPTLAEAQAALLAKHAARLSWLTPAELPGFRFSGVLYSNELLDAMPVHRVLMTPQGLKEIYVTLDGDQFQDQADLPSTPALEAYLDRFGIPLHPGQEAEVSLAGLAWFEDVAESLQQGFILTIDYGWAKAELYSPQRNLGTLLCYYKHTVEDNPYQRLGQQDITTHINFSALLERGEELGLKPLWFGEQSRFLLSAGVIEELEQIEASELPEKDKLRLRLIIKRLIMPEGGMGDTFRVLVQSKGVTDPRLGCLRGISL, encoded by the coding sequence ATGAACGATATGACCTTACATGACCTGATTGCCGACCGTATCCGTGCCGCAGGCCGGATCACCTTTGCCGATTACATGGCTGCCTGCCTCTACGAGCCCGGACTGGGCTACTACACCTCGCCGGGACGCAAGGTGGGGACCGAAGGCGACTTCTATACCAGCATCACGGTGCATGCCACCTTCGGACGGGTCATTGCCCGCGAGATTGCTGCCATGTGGCGCTCCATGGACTGTCCGGCTGACTTTACCCTGGTTGAAGCGGGCGCCGGCCATGGCCGCCTGGCCTGCGACATCATGGACTTTCTGGCAGAGCACCAGCCGGATTGTTATGCCGCGACAAAGCTGGTGCTGGTTGAACAGGAACCGACCCTGGCCGAGGCCCAGGCTGCCCTGCTGGCCAAGCATGCGGCCAGGCTGTCCTGGCTTACCCCGGCAGAACTGCCCGGTTTCCGTTTCAGTGGGGTGCTCTACTCCAACGAACTGCTGGATGCCATGCCGGTGCACCGGGTCCTGATGACCCCGCAGGGGCTGAAAGAGATCTACGTCACCCTTGATGGTGATCAGTTTCAGGATCAGGCTGATCTGCCATCCACCCCGGCGCTGGAGGCCTATCTAGATCGCTTTGGTATCCCGCTGCACCCCGGTCAGGAGGCTGAGGTCTCGCTGGCCGGCCTGGCCTGGTTTGAAGATGTGGCGGAATCTCTGCAGCAGGGCTTTATCCTGACCATTGACTATGGCTGGGCCAAGGCCGAGCTGTACTCACCCCAGCGCAACCTGGGTACCCTGCTCTGCTACTACAAGCATACCGTGGAAGACAACCCCTACCAGCGGCTGGGTCAGCAGGATATCACCACCCATATCAACTTCAGCGCACTGCTTGAACGGGGAGAAGAGCTAGGGCTCAAGCCGCTCTGGTTCGGCGAGCAATCCCGTTTTCTGCTCTCTGCCGGGGTGATTGAAGAGCTGGAGCAGATCGAGGCATCCGAGCTGCCGGAAAAAGACAAGCTGCGCCTGCGGCTGATCATCAAGCGACTGATCATGCCGGAGGGGGGGATGGGAGATACCTTCCGGGTGCTGGTACAGTCAAAAGGGGTGACAGACCCCAGGCTGGGCTGTCTGCGTGGGATCAGCCTGTGA
- a CDS encoding HAD family hydrolase, whose amino-acid sequence MNRGAIKAIVFDLDGTLYVSEAFEHAVWESVSRYAGQLLGLSVDAGGRRLKELRDRLTAERGTVQTLAVAIEVLGGTVPEMHRRFAEELEPQQYIQPDPRVKPLVNRLGQRYTSWLLTNNNQTLTNKILACLDLEESFERVITINDTWRPKPDRSVLDQVLSELSLPSEAVLFVGDRYDIDLRLPEQQGCPVLLTKTIDELMQLQTLLDQPPSPV is encoded by the coding sequence GTGAACCGTGGGGCGATCAAGGCGATTGTCTTTGACCTGGATGGCACCCTGTATGTCTCAGAGGCCTTTGAACATGCGGTCTGGGAATCGGTTTCCCGTTATGCCGGGCAGCTGCTGGGGCTTTCAGTTGATGCTGGTGGGAGGCGCCTGAAGGAGCTGCGTGACCGTTTGACTGCAGAGCGGGGGACCGTGCAGACCCTGGCGGTGGCGATCGAGGTGCTGGGCGGTACGGTGCCGGAGATGCATCGCCGCTTTGCTGAAGAACTTGAACCGCAGCAGTATATTCAGCCTGATCCGCGGGTCAAGCCGCTGGTGAACCGCCTGGGGCAACGCTACACCAGCTGGCTGCTGACCAACAACAATCAGACCCTTACCAACAAGATTCTTGCCTGCCTGGATCTTGAAGAGAGTTTCGAGCGGGTGATCACTATTAATGACACCTGGCGTCCCAAGCCCGACCGGAGCGTGCTTGATCAGGTCTTAAGCGAGCTAAGCCTGCCCTCTGAAGCGGTGCTGTTTGTCGGTGACCGCTACGATATTGATCTGCGCCTGCCGGAGCAACAGGGCTGCCCGGTATTGCTGACCAAAACCATTGACGAGCTGATGCAACTGCAAACTCTCTTGGATCAGCCTCCTTCACCTGTCTGA
- a CDS encoding methyl-accepting chemotaxis protein: protein MFRARLTAKVLIAIAVTLSVGFACLGVLSLYLSYSSMLDLQRNNARQAAANVIHDLIELKMKGDFQAFNQYVDEVVKRGGALKIQLFHPDGKQYNGTESSELVKQAVEAGVQKEKNSVVDGKSALVLATPLANEARCNACHAAGPKFLGGLQLVTSVEEGAAKAKKLAVVLTGVGIFFFFLIIGVLYLLISRLVVRPIRELSAQVEDIAKGEGDLTKVLPVHSEDEIGHLAGEVNHLTQTVREIIASLYQQACVLGGNTCELSNATERIAKEVQEQMEHADMVATAAEEMSSTIQNVSENTHQAVELSATVDAAASTGLAVVQETWQCMSSVSESVESTLAGIAELERSSASIGDMLSLIEDIADQTNLLALNAAIEAARAGEAGRGFAVVADEVRSLAEKTTKSTKDIERVVGKIQQESERAAASIRKESALVRSGLQQAEEARRQLEDIKNCASSSRMMSELIAVAAAEQTTVTGEISTKIHHISDAAHGTNQMMKANMDTFSRFADTVESIYGTVGRFSVGNYHDQVKAYAAELSNGVQTAIAEAIKNGSLSEADLFDRNYQPYPKKTDPPKFTTRFDGFFDRVISPLQEAIVNRDSQLAYVICFDDHAYVPTHNLRVSKPLTGDPEVDRINNRTKRIFGDNTGMRCAKNTESVLLQTYRRDTGEILNDLSVPIFINGKHWGGIRFGYKAPCSLK from the coding sequence ATGTTCCGCGCCCGTCTGACTGCCAAGGTTCTGATTGCCATTGCTGTAACCCTTTCCGTCGGTTTTGCCTGCCTTGGGGTCTTGAGCCTCTATCTGTCCTACTCCTCCATGCTTGATCTGCAGCGTAACAACGCCCGCCAGGCAGCAGCCAACGTTATCCATGACCTGATTGAGCTGAAGATGAAGGGCGACTTCCAGGCCTTTAACCAGTATGTGGATGAGGTGGTCAAGCGGGGCGGTGCCCTGAAGATTCAACTCTTCCATCCTGATGGCAAGCAGTATAACGGCACGGAAAGCAGTGAGCTGGTGAAGCAGGCGGTAGAGGCCGGGGTACAGAAGGAAAAAAACAGTGTTGTTGACGGCAAGTCGGCTCTGGTGCTGGCTACGCCGCTGGCCAACGAGGCCCGCTGTAATGCCTGCCATGCGGCCGGCCCCAAGTTTCTGGGAGGACTGCAGCTGGTCACCTCCGTGGAAGAGGGGGCTGCCAAGGCCAAAAAACTGGCCGTGGTGCTGACCGGGGTGGGAATCTTCTTCTTCTTCCTGATCATCGGGGTGCTCTACCTGCTGATCTCACGACTGGTGGTGCGGCCGATTCGGGAGCTGTCTGCCCAGGTTGAGGATATTGCCAAGGGGGAAGGCGACCTGACCAAGGTGCTGCCGGTCCACTCAGAGGATGAGATCGGCCATCTGGCCGGTGAGGTCAACCACCTGACCCAGACGGTCCGTGAGATCATCGCTTCTCTCTATCAGCAGGCCTGTGTGCTGGGTGGCAATACCTGTGAACTTTCCAATGCCACCGAACGGATTGCCAAAGAGGTGCAGGAGCAGATGGAGCACGCCGATATGGTGGCCACTGCGGCTGAAGAGATGAGCAGTACCATCCAGAACGTGTCTGAAAACACCCATCAGGCAGTGGAGCTCTCCGCCACGGTGGATGCGGCTGCCAGCACCGGTTTGGCGGTGGTACAGGAAACCTGGCAGTGCATGAGCAGTGTCTCGGAGAGCGTGGAGTCAACCCTGGCCGGTATTGCCGAACTGGAACGCTCTTCCGCCAGCATCGGCGACATGCTCTCCCTGATTGAAGATATTGCTGACCAGACCAACCTGCTGGCCCTGAATGCTGCCATTGAGGCGGCCCGGGCCGGTGAGGCCGGCCGCGGTTTTGCGGTGGTTGCCGATGAGGTCCGTTCCCTGGCTGAGAAGACCACCAAATCAACCAAGGATATTGAGCGGGTGGTGGGCAAGATCCAGCAGGAAAGCGAGCGGGCAGCAGCCAGTATCCGTAAGGAAAGCGCCTTGGTCCGTTCCGGTCTGCAGCAGGCAGAAGAGGCTCGCCGTCAGCTGGAGGATATCAAAAACTGCGCCTCAAGCTCACGGATGATGAGTGAACTGATTGCGGTTGCCGCTGCCGAACAGACCACCGTAACCGGCGAAATTTCAACCAAGATCCACCATATCTCCGATGCTGCCCACGGTACCAACCAGATGATGAAGGCCAATATGGATACCTTCTCCCGTTTTGCAGATACCGTTGAGAGTATCTACGGTACCGTGGGACGCTTCTCGGTGGGTAACTACCATGACCAGGTCAAGGCCTATGCTGCCGAGCTGTCCAATGGTGTGCAAACGGCCATTGCCGAGGCGATCAAAAACGGTAGCCTGTCCGAGGCGGATCTGTTTGATCGCAATTATCAGCCGTACCCCAAGAAGACCGATCCTCCCAAGTTTACCACCCGTTTTGACGGTTTCTTTGACCGGGTCATCTCGCCGCTGCAAGAGGCAATTGTCAACCGTGACAGCCAGCTGGCCTATGTGATCTGCTTTGACGACCACGCCTATGTGCCTACCCACAACCTGCGTGTCAGCAAGCCGCTTACCGGTGATCCGGAGGTGGATCGGATCAACAACCGTACCAAGCGGATCTTTGGTGACAATACCGGCATGCGCTGCGCCAAGAATACCGAAAGTGTCCTGCTGCAGACCTACCGGCGTGATACCGGTGAAATTCTGAATGACCTTTCCGTACCGATCTTCATCAACGGCAAGCACTGGGGCGGCATCCGCTTTGGCTATAAGGCCCCCTGCAGCCTGAAATAG
- a CDS encoding bacteriohemerythrin, translating into MALLVWGPMLEVGVKEIDTQHRKLVDLANELSDAQVAGKAKDVLGKTLSELVRYTVTHFATEERLMDQHKYPAAADHKQQHKDLVKTVSDFKAKFDKGDAALSVDIMHFLRDWLTKHIMSTDKAFARDLIQKGVK; encoded by the coding sequence ATGGCGTTACTGGTGTGGGGGCCGATGCTTGAAGTAGGGGTTAAGGAGATTGATACCCAGCACAGGAAGCTGGTTGATCTGGCAAATGAACTGTCTGATGCGCAAGTGGCCGGCAAGGCCAAGGATGTGCTGGGCAAGACCCTGTCCGAGCTGGTGCGGTATACCGTCACCCATTTTGCAACGGAAGAGCGGCTGATGGATCAGCACAAGTATCCGGCCGCTGCAGATCACAAGCAACAGCACAAGGATCTGGTCAAGACCGTCTCTGATTTCAAGGCCAAGTTCGACAAGGGGGATGCGGCCCTGTCAGTTGACATCATGCACTTTTTGCGGGACTGGTTGACCAAGCATATCATGAGTACTGACAAGGCCTTTGCCCGTGACCTGATTCAAAAAGGGGTCAAGTAG